In Oncorhynchus mykiss isolate Arlee chromosome 32, USDA_OmykA_1.1, whole genome shotgun sequence, the DNA window ATGATGATGATGCAATAAAGTCTGAGAGTCCCAAACAGGTCAGTAGTAATATGCCATAATTACTGTGCGTGTCATGATTTGTCCTCAGGACAGgactgaggaggagaggtagcttgtatgtaaaaaattaaaataaataaaaatgaaaattacagaaattaaAGACGGAGTAGAATATTTTGATTAGAAACTTTTCTGAACTGAAGAAGCTAATCTGTGAGCTGGAGCAGGAGATCTCTGAACTGAAGAACATCTCTcagctaaaaaaaaaacagatttggACTAGGAGATCTCTGATGTCAAAGGTTACATACGTAAGTGAGCTCAATAAAGGGAATGCTGTGCTAAAACAAGAAACAACATTCAAGAAACAAAAGAGggtggggcctcccgagtggcacagcgttATAAGGCactgaggcatcactacagacacgggttcgatcccaggctgtctcATAACCGGTTGGCCCAGCACcgtccaggttaggggaaggtttggccccggggggggggctttacttggttcttcgagctctagcgactccttatggcgggccgggcacctgcaggctgacctctgccgtcagttgaacggtgtttcctccgacagaTTGGGAAAAGGGGGGTACCTGTCCTTGCCAGTGTCTTGTGGGACTCAGACACAACAATTTCTCCTCCCTTACCAACCATTACAGTGTTTTTAGTATTTCGTACTGTTTAAGACTTTTAAAGTTTCAGATGTTTCATCACTCTCATTCAACTGtcttttttattaatttaatcTTACAGTATCAATCGACCACAAGCACGCATTCATATAAAGTGAGTGATGACAAACACAAGTGAagttggcagggtagcctagtggttagagcgttggactagtaaccggaaggtttcaagttcaaacccccgagctgacaaggtacatctgtcgttctgcccctgaacaggcagttaacccaccgttcctaggccgtcgttgaaaataagaatttgttcttaactgacttgcctagttaaataaaggtaaaataagaaaataaatgtTGCATAGTGATGTTGTGTTTTTTTAGTTTCTGTGCCTCCTTTGTATTTTTTCACAATAGTCGACAACAAAGATGATGTGGAGAATAATCCATTGTCTATGTTTTGTATCACCCTGATCTGTtccacctgtcttgtgcttgtctccgtcccccccaccaggtgtctcctattgtcccccattatcccctgtgtatttatacctgtgttttctgtctgtctgttgccagttcgtcttgttgtgtcaggtcttaccagcgtgcTTCCCCTATTCGTCTGCGCTCAAGTTTTAGTTTTCTAGTCTCCCGGTTCTGACCTTTCTATCtgtcctgagcctgcctgccgttctgtccctGATTGACTATGCCTTGGATTACGAACCTCCGTCCGCCCTCGACCTGCCCTCGACCTGCCCctttaatataataattattcTGAGAATAGAACTACCCACCTCCTGTGTCTACATCTGGGTCATACCCTGAGCCGTGATGTGTTTGTTTAAAATGTGCATTTGATATGATTGATAAAATCGTacaattttttacaaatgtaccCTTTTAATTCATTAGATAATGATACGGTTCAGTATGAAAACTCACTTCCTTGATAGTCCAAGTACACTAGTACCTAATGACCTCATCCACAGAAGTAAGCTATCTAATGACCTCCTTCACAGTAGTAGGTTAGTACCTAACAACCTCATCCACAGTAGTAGGCTAGTACATAATGACTTCATCCACAGTAGTAGGCTAGTACCTAACGACCTCATCCACAGTAGTAAGCTACCTAACGACCTCATCCTCAGTAGGAGGCTAGTACCTAATGACCTCATCCACAGTAGTAGGCTAGTACTTAACGACCTCATCCACAGTAGTGGGCTTGTACATAACGACTTCATCCACAGTAGTAGGCTAGTACCTAACAACCTCATCCACAGTAGTAAGCTACCTAACAACCTCAATCACAGTAGTAAGCTACCTAATGACCTCATCCACAGTTGCAAGCTTCCTGAAGACCTCATCCACAGTAGTAAGCTACCTAAAGACTTCATCAACAGTGATAAGCTACCTAACGACCTCATCCACAGTAGTAAGCTACCTAATGACCTCATCCACAGTTGCAAGCTTCCTAAAGACCTCATCCACAGTTGCAAGCTTCCTAAAGACCTCATCCACAGTAGTAAGCTACCTAACGACCTCATCCACATTAGCAAGCTTCCTGAAGACCTTATCCACAGTAATAAGCTTCCTAAAGACCTCATCCACAGTAGTAAGCTACCTAAAGACTTCATCCACAGTAATAAGCTATGTAACGACCTCATTCACATATTCACAAATTGTCAGTTCAGTGATTAGATTAATAGACTTTGAGTTCGACAAATGCCTCTGCAATCTGTGCAAAATGGCTGAAGCAACACAAATGTGGAGCTACATCTGTGTTTGAATAATTCATCATTGTTTGAAGCCTGGGATGACTAGAAATAACTCTGATCTCAACTCATCATATCACCATGTGAACTAGGTCAGTGGGCgtatccccaatggcaccctattccccaataggactctggtccaaattagtgcactatatacagtatagtgcataggatgtcatttgggataCGAACCTACAACCAACCCAGATCAGGATCAACGATTTAGAGTTCAAAAAACTAACTTTATTGAGGAAGAATACACGAGGAGAAGTTATTTCTTGTGTGATTTGAGGAGGTATATAAGTCCTAAGCAATGACGTCTTGAGAGATGCTGTCACTACAGGGGTTACAGAGGTCACGGGGATAATGTGGGCGCGTATGCAAGGATCATTGGCTGCTTTCCAATTCTCTACCATTTTccagaagtgtgcacttgttctgTTCACTACTTATTACaaatctaaaagcattggattggtggaggaaTGGGCTAGTGGGAGTTTTCCACACGTtgggaagaaagagagacaaaacagGTACacagggagaatctcaattgcatttccttgactcctcacatctcaaaacacattggaggagaaggtcagagggaagTCCCTCTAACTATCTTATCCAATATGTTTTTgaaaaggagatgaggagagaggacatgaggagTCAAGAAAAATATATTGAGATTGTGCCATAGCCCTAGAATGTAGCATCATGGGGTGGATCTTAATTCTCTgcagtagtctctcctctccatcagcaCTTACCAATACTCCACCAAAACGTATTCTCTGTGTGAACTAATAGCCTAAGTAATAAATGATGACAAATTAGGTATTGTCCCCTCTTGTTTTCAGTTGTAGGTGGTTTACTACTATGTGTGATTGGTTGATTACATATTTAATTGGTCAGCCTGACATTCTTGACAAGCCTATCTCTTAAATGAACATTAATCTTGGGATTATGAACTATGAGAAGTCTAAAACACATCAATGTGCTCTTACAAGAATCACATTCCTATCGGAAAATGTAATGTAACTCATTGATTCTTAGAATTGTAAAGCAcattgtacactgaacaaaaatataaacgcaacatgtgaagtgttggtcccatgttgaAGAGCTGAATTAAagtatcccagaaatgttccagatgctcaaaaagcttatttctctctcaAGTTttctgcacaaatgtgtttacatccctgttagtgagcctttctcctttgccaagataatcgatCCATCTGACAGATGTGACATATCAAGAAACGGATTAAACatcatgattattacacaggtacaccttgtgctggggacaaataAAAGacctctctaaaatgtgcagttttgtcacacaacacaatgctacagatgtcaagttttgagggagcgtgcaatttgcacggccccatgttgcaaggatctgtacacaattcctggtaATTGAAAATGTCTGAGTTTTTCCATAaattgcatactcaccagacatgtcagccattgagcatgtttgggatgctctggattgacgcgtacgacagcatgttccagttcccgccaatgtcTAACAAcgtcacacagccattgaagaggagtgggacaaccttccacaggccacaatcaacagcctgatcaactctagtCGAAGGAGATGTGTGGCGCTGCATGAGATACCGACTGGTTtcctgatccacacccctacctttttctgtgaccaacagatacagaTCTGtaattcccagtcatgtgaaaatccacagattaggacctaatgaatttatttcaattgactgatttcctcatatgaactgtaaagGCTTCGAAATGGTTGCATGCTGTGTTTATTGATTTTGTTCGGGTAAAAGAGGAATGTTTATGACCACAATAAACAGTTAATAAAGATTTTGTCCCCCAGCTGTACTACTAAATCACCCTTCCCACCTAAAAATAACTGTATCCATACAACAATGGGCAGGTATTGGTAACCAACATTTATTTACCATTTTCAACTTTACAATAAAACCATAAACATCTGTCAACATTAGCAAAATAAAGAACAGAATCAGTCCAACGTATTTACAGAGACCATCGAGCAAGAGTCAGGCttacacaccacagacagatCAACAACTCTGCTTCGTTTTAAAACTGCAACAGTGAACATAGCAAGCTTAATTGTTCTTTTTTATTTCTCTTATTTTTTTATAGCCAAGATAAAAATCTAAacttattgatttatttttcttcaaaacaaaacaaaacttcTCTGAATCTTTAAAATGGTTCTCTATTGTAACACCACAAAATACTTCAAATTTTGGGTTAAAATATAGGAATGTATAAAGTTGGCGAGTCTTTTTTGTTTAtttcttgtttatttttttatttaatgtgGTGGTTGGTTGGTGTCTCGCTCGTTCGCGTTGATGCATCTTTTTGAGCTGGGTGTTTTGAGAAAGACACGTCAACTCAACTCCCATCCATAACTGTGTCTTCCACTCTCCCCGTTGTCCCACAGCAATCAGCACATAATACTAACAACGGGTTCAGATGTCTCGCTGTAACCAGGGGTCGTAACCAGGGAAGTGAACTAGTGAATCTAGTCTGTCATCTTGTTACCATGACAAAAGTGGCACGAAGGAGTCTCTCACATAAATGTGTacatatttacatatacatatatctatacatatgtatacatatacacacatatataaatatatatatatatataactcaatttttttctctctctcttgaaaAACAGTTCACAGTCCTTGTTGTGGGTAAAGATACAATCACTCTGCTTTCTGTTGGGAGGGAGCTGCTGCCGTGGGGGTCGAGCTGGTCTCCTCTGTTGGTTTGGTGGGCTCTGGGGCAGGAGCAGCGGCAGCCGCCTCCTTCACCTCCACCTTCACCTCCTCCTTAGGAGCCTCCTTCACCTCCTCAGCTTTAGCCTGCACCTCCTCTGCCTTCGGGGCTTCTGTAGCAGGAGCAGTAGCCTCCTCCTTCaccacctcctctttcttctcctccgaAGCCACAGCGGCTCCGTTCTCAGCTGGTTTCTCCTCAGCGGGAGCGGCCGCCTCCTCCTTCACCACCTCCTCTTTCTTGGTCTTCTTCAGTTTCAGGCCCTTGAAGTTGAATGATTTCTTCAAAGAgaacttcttttttttcttagGGGTATCCTTGGTGGCGGCCTCACCTACCGGTTTGGCGGCATCCTTGTCGGCGGCTGGCGCTGGCTCGATGGCGTCCCCTCCCGCGCCAGCCTCGGGCTCCTCGGCGGCGTCAGTGGAACCGTTGGTCGCAGCCGTCTCTGTGGCCGAGACGTCACCATTGGATTTGACATGGCCATTCTCctaggaggaaaggagggaaatTGAAGGAACTAAATTAGAGgatggtttaaaaaaatatatatatataataaaatgaaattaataaagaaaatacAATTGACGTTAGATTTTTACACTGTGGCTCAaacacaaccatcaacacatttaGCTATATAACGATGATTCGTCGTGCTCATCAATTAACCACCGTGTCGCTCAAAAGCCGACGCCTTGTAGAACCACAAGAAAACGACAGGCGGCGACGGTGCAACATCACACACAGGAGGGGGGTATCTTTTCAATAAAGACCTGGCCCAGTCGATGAAAAAAACAATACattatatttaaataaaaaaattcaatGAAACTGATGATGCACTGACAAAAATGTACATTCATTTCACAAGGTGAAGATGTGATTTATGTCGATTTTGCATTTGTCTATAAAATAACGTTTACAGTCACTGATCGAGACATGTCTAGACTCTCCCGGTCTTGAGGGGCTGCAACTTCATCCATCATGGATGGGCTTGCATAAATTCGGTGTGATTAGATTGATATCCACTGTTAAAACGCTGCTTTTGAATCCATAATTCACAAATTGTCTGTGATATTTTCTGCATGAGGGGGTAGCTTGTCTACGTGCGCCCTCGCCTTTCCAACCCCCGGCTTTGGAACTGTAACCGAGCTAGTGAGGCTAACTAGAACCAAGGTTCGTTAACGGTGGCATATGCTCCAGGTCCAAACCCCGATTAACTACGTTATTTTAGATATTATATCACGGCTTTAGCAGCAAGCACGTTGGCAGTTCCATCCCCCCCGCGTCTCAATCTAGTGTTGGTAACTAGCTACCCGTCACTGGTGACCATGCGAGCCAGACTAAACCAAGATGCACATTTATCCCCTAATAATATAATCGAAACAGACCAACCTCGTTTTTAAAATTAAATAGCAACATTATACTACAGAAAATATTAGCTAAGCTATTTTTTTAGTTAGTTGAGTAAAAAAGGTGTGTCGTGTGGTGGCCCAGGGATGAGAGCGTTTCATACCTGTCCGTTCGTTTTGACTGAAGCCGCGTCCGCGGCAGCAGCTTTCGCCTCCACGACTACCTCTCCTTTGGACGCTTGGGAACCCATCGTTGTTCGGTGTTTTTAAagaaaatttcaaaggaaaaacaCAAAAAGTGGTCTCAATTTAATCCAGCCCCTGCGCAGTGTTATGGATCCAATGGCAAAAATAAAAGGCGATCGtataattttttttggggggggggttgtccttTGAAGAAAAAAATAGCTAGTCTCTTTTACTTTTCCTCGCACTTCAACCTGTCGCTCCCGTAGAAGGATACCCACTAGTTTCAACAGTGGTTGAACGCAGCGCTTGAATATAGACCAAGATACCACCAACGGGCGTGGTCACACGCGTCTATCCAATCATGTGCGCCTTTATGAGTTCTCTCCGCCCTCTTCAAAAGACGCTAAAACATTTTCTCCACAAACATCATATCccaatggtctctctctccaacatcatattacactggtctctctctctaacatcatattataatggtctctctctctccaacatcatattataatggtctctctctctccaacatcatattacactggtctctctctctctaacatcatattataatggtctctctctctctaacatcatattataatggtctctctctctctaacatcatattataatggtctctctctctctccaacatcatattacactggtctctctctctaacatcatattataatggtctctctctctccaacatcatattacactggtctctctctctaacatcatattataatggtctctctctctctccaacatcatattataatggtctctctctctctaacatcatattataatggtctctctctctccaacatcatattacactggtctctctctctaacatcatattataatggtctctctctctctctccaacatcatattataatggtctctctctctaacatcatattacactggtctctctctctctccaacatcatattgcaatggtctctctctctgacatcatattataatggtctctctctctaacatcatgttataatggtctctctctctctctaacatcatattataatggtctctctctctccaacatcattttataatggtctctctctctctaacatcatattacactggtctctctctctctctctaacatcatattataatggtctctctctctctctctctccaacatcatattacactggtctctctctctccaacatcatATTACAATGGTCTCTTTCTCTAACATCATATtataatggtctctctctctccaacataatattataatggtctctctctctccaacatcatATTATAatggtctatctctctctctaacatcatattataatggtctctctctctctaacatcatattataatggtctctctctctccaacatcatattacaatggtctctctctctaacatcatattataatggtctctctctctccaacatcatattacactggtctctctctctccaacatcatattacaatggtctctctctctaacatcataTTAtaatggtttctctctctccaacatcctattataatggtctctctctctccaacatcatattatgatggtctctctctctagcatcatattataatggtctctctctctccaacatcatattacaatggtctctctctctaacatcatattataatggtctctctctctccaacatcatATTACAATGGTCTCTTTCTCTAACATCATATtataatggtctctctctctccaacatcatattataatggtctctctctctcca includes these proteins:
- the LOC100136664 gene encoding macrophage myristoylated alanine-rich C kinase-like protein (The RefSeq protein has 1 substitution compared to this genomic sequence), with product MGSQASKGEVVVEAKAAAADAASVKTNGQENGHVKSNGDVSATETAATNGSTDAAEEPEAGAGGDAIEPAPAADKDAAKPVGEAATKDAPKKKKKFSLKKSFNFKGLKLKKTKKEEVVKEEAAAPAEEKPAENGAAVASEEKKEEVVKEEATAPATEAPKAEEVQAKAEEVKEAPKEEVKVEVKEAAAAAPAPEPTKPTEETSSTPTAAAPSQQKAE